In Streptomyces sp. SN-593, a single genomic region encodes these proteins:
- a CDS encoding tRNA (adenine-N1)-methyltransferase, producing MSEPTGAARRRGPFRVGDQVQLTDPKGRHYTFTLEAGKQFHTHKGAFPHDELIGAPEGSVVRTTGNVAYLALRPLLPDYVLSMPRGAAVVYPKDAGQILAMADIFPGARVVEAGVGSGSLSSFLLRAIGDHGMLHSYERRADFAEIATQNVERYFGGPHPAWQLTVGDLQDHLSDTDVDRVVLDMLAPWECLEPVAKALVPGGILCAYVATTTQLARTVEAIREHGTFNEPAAWESMVRTWHVEGLAVRPDHRMIGHTGFLLTARRLADGVEPPLRRRRPAKGAYGEDYAGPGSGSGGSGPDH from the coding sequence ATGTCCGAACCGACTGGTGCAGCCCGCAGGCGCGGGCCTTTCAGAGTCGGGGACCAGGTCCAGCTCACCGACCCCAAGGGACGCCACTACACGTTCACGCTCGAAGCCGGAAAGCAGTTCCACACCCACAAGGGCGCTTTCCCGCACGACGAGCTGATCGGCGCCCCCGAGGGCAGCGTGGTGCGGACCACGGGAAACGTCGCCTACCTCGCGCTGCGCCCCCTGCTCCCCGACTACGTCCTGTCCATGCCCCGCGGCGCCGCCGTGGTCTACCCCAAGGACGCGGGGCAGATCCTGGCGATGGCCGACATCTTCCCCGGGGCCCGGGTGGTCGAGGCAGGCGTCGGCTCCGGCTCGCTGAGCAGCTTCCTGCTGCGCGCGATCGGCGACCACGGCATGCTGCACAGCTACGAGCGCCGGGCGGACTTCGCCGAGATCGCCACCCAGAACGTCGAGCGCTACTTCGGCGGCCCGCACCCGGCCTGGCAGCTCACCGTGGGCGACCTCCAGGACCACCTGTCCGACACCGACGTGGACCGCGTCGTGCTGGACATGCTCGCCCCCTGGGAGTGCCTGGAGCCGGTCGCCAAGGCCCTGGTGCCCGGCGGCATCCTGTGCGCCTACGTGGCCACCACCACCCAGCTCGCCCGCACCGTGGAGGCGATCCGCGAGCACGGCACCTTCAACGAGCCGGCCGCCTGGGAGTCCATGGTGCGCACCTGGCACGTCGAGGGGCTCGCGGTGCGGCCGGACCACCGGATGATCGGCCACACCGGCTTCCTGCTGACCGCCCGCCGGCTCGCCGACGGCGTCGAGCCGCCCCTGCGCCGCCGCCGCCCCGCCAAGGGCGCCTACGGCGAGGACTACGCCGGCCCGGGCAGCGGGAGCGGCGGCAGCGGACCCGACCACTGA
- a CDS encoding site-2 protease family protein: protein MSESGGPPSRSTRAPGRGGGDGTDKQPREPGGGILMGRFLGVPIYVAPSWFLVAALITWVFGGQLDTVLPELGRARYLVSLFFAVAFYASVLVHELAHTVAAIRFDLPVRRIQLQFFGGVSEIEKDSDTPGREFVLAFVGPLLSLLLSGAFFGGMQLVDRGTVPGVLLAGLMVSNLIVAIFNFLPGLPLDGGRMLRAVVWKASGDPMKGTVAAAWAGRVLALAVLIGMPMLSYLRGNGESGADSLTDALLAAVLAAIMWTGAGNGLRMARLRERLPDLRARTLTRRAVPVSSDTPLSEALRRANEAGARALVVVDGKGDPTALVRESAIISVPEHRRPWVAVSGLSHDLRPGMRVSADLTGEDLLDTLRATPSTEYLVVEPTGEIYGVLSTADVERAFVAAMSRAA from the coding sequence GTGAGCGAGAGCGGCGGTCCGCCGTCCCGGAGCACCCGCGCGCCGGGCCGAGGCGGCGGCGACGGCACCGACAAGCAGCCCAGGGAGCCCGGCGGCGGCATCCTGATGGGCCGGTTCCTCGGCGTGCCGATCTACGTCGCCCCGAGCTGGTTCCTGGTCGCCGCGCTGATCACCTGGGTGTTCGGCGGGCAGCTCGACACGGTGCTGCCCGAACTCGGCCGCGCCCGCTACCTGGTGTCGCTCTTCTTCGCGGTCGCCTTCTACGCCTCCGTGCTCGTCCACGAGCTGGCCCACACGGTGGCCGCGATCCGGTTCGACCTGCCGGTGCGCCGCATCCAGCTCCAGTTCTTCGGCGGCGTGTCGGAGATCGAGAAGGACTCCGACACCCCCGGCCGGGAGTTCGTGCTCGCCTTCGTCGGGCCGCTGCTGTCGCTGCTGCTGTCCGGCGCCTTCTTCGGCGGGATGCAGCTCGTGGACCGCGGCACCGTCCCCGGGGTGCTGCTCGCGGGGCTGATGGTCAGCAACCTGATCGTGGCGATCTTCAACTTCCTGCCCGGACTGCCGCTGGACGGCGGCCGCATGCTGCGGGCGGTGGTCTGGAAGGCCAGCGGCGACCCGATGAAGGGCACCGTCGCGGCGGCGTGGGCCGGGCGGGTGCTCGCCCTCGCCGTCCTGATCGGCATGCCGATGCTCTCCTACCTCCGCGGCAACGGCGAGAGCGGCGCGGACTCCCTCACCGACGCCCTGCTCGCCGCGGTCCTCGCCGCGATCATGTGGACCGGCGCCGGCAACGGGCTGCGGATGGCCCGGCTGCGCGAGCGCCTGCCGGACCTGCGGGCCCGCACCCTGACCCGGCGGGCCGTCCCGGTCTCCTCCGACACCCCGCTGTCCGAGGCGCTGCGCCGGGCCAACGAGGCGGGCGCCCGCGCCCTGGTCGTCGTGGACGGCAAGGGCGACCCGACGGCCCTGGTCCGCGAGTCGGCGATCATCTCGGTCCCCGAGCACCGCCGCCCCTGGGTCGCGGTCAGCGGCCTGTCGCACGACCTGCGCCCCGGGATGCGGGTCTCGGCCGACCTCACCGGCGAGGACCTCCTCGACACCCTGCGCGCCACCCCCTCCACGGAGTACCTCGTGGTCGAGCCCACCGGGGAGATCTACGGGGTGCTGTCCACCGCGGACGTCGAGCGGGCCTTCGTCGCCGCGATGTCCCGGGCCGCCTGA
- a CDS encoding HAD family hydrolase has product MTSSIPVAATRADDGPDDGPWAVLLDLDGTLVDTEGLWWAAESEVFADLGHVLDEVHRSVVVGGPMSRSVGHLIDVTGIRVPAAELMTAINGRFEHLVARGAPLMPGARRLLTELAAHTVPTALVSASHRRTIDVMLRSLGPEHFSFTLAGDEIGRTKPHPDPYLAAAARLGTDPAHCVVVEDTLTGVASAEAAGCQVVAVPSVVPIPPGPGRTVVRSLEDLDVPFLRSLRTALH; this is encoded by the coding sequence ATGACGAGCAGCATCCCGGTCGCCGCCACCCGCGCGGACGACGGGCCCGACGACGGGCCCTGGGCCGTGCTCCTGGACCTGGACGGCACCCTGGTCGACACCGAGGGGCTGTGGTGGGCGGCCGAGTCCGAGGTCTTCGCCGACCTCGGGCACGTGCTGGACGAGGTGCACCGCTCCGTGGTGGTGGGCGGCCCGATGTCCCGCAGCGTGGGCCACCTGATCGACGTCACCGGCATCCGGGTGCCGGCGGCCGAGCTGATGACCGCCATCAACGGCCGTTTCGAGCACCTGGTCGCCCGCGGCGCGCCGCTGATGCCCGGCGCCCGGCGGCTGCTCACCGAACTGGCCGCGCACACCGTGCCCACCGCGCTGGTGTCCGCCTCGCACCGCCGCACCATCGACGTCATGCTGCGCTCGCTCGGTCCCGAGCACTTCTCCTTCACCCTGGCCGGCGACGAGATCGGCCGCACCAAGCCGCACCCGGACCCGTACCTGGCCGCCGCCGCGCGCCTCGGCACGGACCCCGCGCACTGCGTGGTCGTCGAGGACACCCTCACCGGCGTCGCCTCCGCGGAGGCGGCCGGCTGCCAGGTCGTGGCGGTGCCCTCGGTGGTGCCGATCCCGCCGGGGCCGGGGCGCACCGTCGTGCGCTCCCTGGAGGACCTCGACGTCCCTTTTCTGCGCTCCCTGCGCACGGCTCTTCACTGA
- a CDS encoding RecB family exonuclease: MGTPTDSTRPGGSAPSDPARPAAAPTTAADPAPTTATGPAPVPPGRTSPEHGAPEHGAPEAGGPRGGLPPRPPASLSPSRAADFMRCPLLYRLRVIDRLPEKPSEAATRGTVVHAVLERLFDAPAAERTAERARALVPGEWQRLLAARPELAGLFTAAEGALDDAALSAWLASAERLVERWFTLEDPTRLEPAERELYVETVLESGLTLRGYVDRLDVAPATGDLRVVDYKTGKAPRPEYADEPLFQMRFYALVLWRLRGVVPRRLQLVYLGSGDVRTYDPSPEDLLRTERRLLALWEAIRQATASGDWRPRRTPLCGWCDHQALCPEFGGTPPPYPLARAGGA; encoded by the coding sequence ATGGGGACCCCCACCGACAGCACCCGCCCGGGCGGCAGCGCGCCGTCCGATCCCGCGCGGCCGGCCGCCGCGCCGACCACCGCCGCAGACCCCGCGCCGACCACCGCGACCGGCCCCGCGCCGGTCCCGCCCGGCCGCACCTCCCCCGAGCACGGCGCCCCCGAGCACGGCGCCCCCGAGGCCGGCGGCCCCCGCGGCGGGCTGCCGCCCCGCCCGCCGGCGTCCCTGTCGCCGTCGCGCGCGGCGGACTTCATGCGCTGCCCGCTGCTGTACCGGCTGCGGGTGATCGACCGGCTGCCGGAGAAGCCGAGCGAGGCGGCCACCCGCGGCACCGTCGTGCACGCGGTGCTGGAGCGGCTGTTCGACGCCCCCGCGGCCGAGCGCACCGCCGAGCGGGCCCGGGCGCTGGTGCCCGGTGAGTGGCAGCGGCTGCTGGCGGCCCGCCCGGAGCTGGCCGGGCTGTTCACCGCGGCCGAGGGCGCGCTCGACGACGCGGCGCTGTCGGCCTGGCTGGCCAGCGCCGAGCGGCTGGTGGAACGCTGGTTCACGCTGGAGGACCCGACCCGCCTGGAGCCCGCCGAGCGCGAGCTGTACGTGGAGACGGTGCTGGAGTCCGGCCTGACGCTGCGCGGCTACGTCGACCGGCTGGACGTGGCCCCGGCCACCGGGGACCTGCGGGTGGTGGACTACAAGACCGGCAAGGCGCCCCGCCCGGAGTACGCCGACGAGCCGCTGTTCCAGATGCGCTTCTACGCCCTGGTGCTGTGGCGCTTGCGCGGGGTGGTGCCGCGCCGGCTCCAACTGGTCTACCTCGGCAGCGGCGACGTGCGGACCTACGACCCGTCGCCGGAGGACCTGCTGCGCACCGAGCGGCGGCTGCTGGCGCTGTGGGAGGCGATCCGGCAGGCGACGGCCAGCGGTGACTGGCGGCCGCGGCGCACCCCGCTGTGCGGCTGGTGCGACCACCAGGCGCTGTGCCCGGAGTTCGGGGGCACTCCCCCGCCCTACCCGCTGGCGCGCGCCGGTGGCGCGTGA
- the metH gene encoding methionine synthase, giving the protein MALPSPSSSPAASAHDAARVTAFREALASRIVVADGAMGTMLQAQDPTLDDFQQLEGCNEILNVTRPDIVRSVHEAYFQAGVDCVETNTFGANHAAMSEYDIPERIEELSAAGARLAREVADGFAADGRRRFVLGSIGPGTKLPTLGHIDYSTLRDGYQANAAGLITGGADALVVETMQDLLQVKAALVGSRRAMAAAGVNLPLICSVAVETTGTMLLGSEIGAALTALEPLGIDLIGLNCSTGPAEMSEHLRYLARHSRIPLTCMPNAGLPVLTKDGAHYPLSPSELADAHETFAQEYGLSLVGGCCGTTPEHLRELVDRIGGHDIAPRDPRPEPGASSLYQTVPFRQDTSYLAIGERTNANGSKKFREAMLEGRWEDCVEMARDQIREGAHLLDVCVDYVGRDGVADMSEIAGRFATASTLPIVLDSTEVDVLKAGLEKLGGRAVLNSVNYEDGDGPESRFARVTALAAEHGAALIALTIDEEGQARTAEKKVEIAERLIADLTGNWGIRESDILIDCLTFTICTGQEESRKDGVATIEAIRELKRRHPDVQTTLGLSNISFGLNPAARTVLNSVFLDECVKAGLDSAIVHAAKILPIARIPEEQRRTAYDLVYDKRAEGYDPLQKLMQLFEGVDSKSLKAGRAEELMALPLEERLQRRIIDGEKNGLAADLDEALTERSALDIVNDTLLAGMKVVGELFGSGQMQLPFVLQSAEVMKTAVAYLEPHMEKVADGEEAGKGTIVLATVRGDVHDIGKNLVDIILSNNGYNVVNLGIKQPVSSILEAAQENRADVIGMSGLLVKSTVIMKENLEELNQRGLAATYPVILGGAALTRAYVEQDLHEIYAGEVRYARDAFEGLRLMDALIGVKRGVPGAALPELKARRVPKREQPEEPQEPNLGQVRSDVAVDNPVPAPPFWGSRVVKGIQLADYASWLDEGALFKGQWGLKQSRADGPGYEELVETEGRPRLRGLLTKLQSEHLLEAAVTYGYFPCVSKGDDLIVLHEDGTERTRFTFPRQRRGRRLCLADFFRPEDSGETDVVGFQVVTVGNRVSEAANELFAADSYRDYLELHGLSVQLAEALAEYWHARVRAELGYAGEDPADVVDMFDLKYRGARFSLGYGACPDLEDRAKIAGLLEPERIGVKLSEEFQLHPEQSTDAIIIHHPEAKYFNAR; this is encoded by the coding sequence ATGGCTTTGCCGTCCCCCTCGTCCAGTCCCGCCGCGTCCGCGCACGACGCGGCGAGGGTCACCGCGTTCCGGGAGGCACTGGCCTCCCGCATCGTCGTCGCCGACGGCGCGATGGGCACCATGCTCCAGGCGCAGGACCCGACGCTCGACGACTTCCAGCAGCTCGAGGGCTGCAACGAGATCCTCAACGTCACCCGCCCGGACATCGTCCGCTCCGTGCACGAGGCGTACTTCCAGGCCGGCGTCGACTGCGTCGAGACCAACACCTTCGGCGCCAACCACGCGGCGATGAGCGAGTACGACATCCCCGAGCGGATCGAGGAGCTGTCCGCGGCCGGCGCCCGGCTGGCCCGCGAGGTCGCCGACGGCTTCGCCGCCGACGGCCGCCGCCGCTTCGTGCTCGGCTCGATCGGCCCCGGCACCAAGCTGCCGACCCTCGGCCACATCGACTACTCGACGCTGCGCGACGGCTACCAGGCCAACGCGGCCGGGCTGATCACCGGCGGCGCCGACGCGCTGGTCGTGGAGACCATGCAGGACCTGCTCCAGGTCAAGGCCGCCCTGGTCGGCTCGCGCCGGGCGATGGCCGCCGCCGGCGTCAACCTCCCGCTGATCTGCTCGGTCGCCGTGGAGACCACCGGCACCATGCTGCTCGGCTCCGAGATCGGCGCCGCGCTGACCGCGCTGGAACCGCTCGGCATCGACCTGATCGGCCTGAACTGCTCCACCGGCCCCGCCGAGATGAGCGAGCACCTGCGCTACCTCGCCCGCCACTCCCGCATCCCGCTGACCTGCATGCCCAACGCCGGCCTGCCGGTGCTCACCAAGGACGGCGCGCACTACCCGCTGTCCCCCTCCGAACTCGCCGACGCGCACGAGACGTTCGCCCAGGAGTACGGCCTGTCCCTGGTCGGCGGCTGCTGCGGCACCACCCCCGAGCACCTGCGCGAGCTGGTGGACCGGATCGGCGGCCACGACATCGCGCCGCGCGACCCGCGTCCGGAGCCCGGCGCCTCCTCCCTCTACCAGACCGTGCCGTTCCGCCAGGACACGTCCTACCTGGCCATCGGCGAGCGGACCAACGCCAACGGCTCGAAGAAGTTCCGCGAGGCGATGCTGGAGGGCCGCTGGGAGGACTGCGTGGAGATGGCCCGCGACCAGATCCGCGAGGGCGCCCACCTGCTCGACGTGTGCGTGGACTACGTCGGCCGGGACGGCGTCGCCGACATGTCCGAGATCGCCGGCCGCTTCGCCACCGCCTCCACCCTGCCGATCGTGCTGGACTCCACCGAGGTGGACGTGCTGAAGGCGGGGCTGGAGAAGCTCGGCGGCCGCGCGGTGCTCAACTCCGTCAACTACGAGGACGGCGACGGCCCCGAGTCCCGCTTCGCCCGCGTCACCGCGCTGGCCGCCGAGCACGGCGCGGCCCTGATCGCCCTGACCATCGACGAGGAGGGGCAGGCGCGGACCGCGGAGAAGAAGGTCGAGATCGCCGAGCGGCTGATCGCCGACCTCACCGGCAACTGGGGCATCCGCGAGTCCGACATCCTCATCGACTGCCTGACCTTCACCATCTGCACCGGCCAGGAGGAGTCCCGCAAGGACGGCGTCGCCACCATCGAGGCGATCCGCGAGCTCAAGCGCCGCCACCCCGACGTGCAGACCACGCTGGGCCTGTCCAACATCTCCTTCGGCCTCAACCCGGCCGCCCGCACCGTGCTCAACTCGGTCTTCCTCGACGAGTGCGTCAAGGCCGGGCTGGACTCCGCGATCGTGCACGCCGCCAAGATCCTGCCGATCGCCCGCATCCCCGAGGAGCAGCGCCGGACCGCGTACGACCTCGTCTACGACAAGCGCGCCGAGGGGTACGACCCGCTGCAGAAGCTGATGCAGCTCTTCGAGGGCGTCGACTCCAAGTCGCTGAAGGCCGGCCGCGCCGAGGAGCTGATGGCGCTGCCGCTGGAGGAGCGCCTCCAGCGCCGGATCATCGACGGCGAGAAGAACGGCCTGGCCGCGGACCTGGACGAGGCGCTGACCGAGCGCTCCGCCCTGGACATCGTCAACGACACGCTGCTGGCCGGCATGAAGGTGGTCGGCGAGCTGTTCGGCTCCGGCCAGATGCAACTGCCGTTCGTGCTCCAGTCCGCCGAGGTGATGAAGACCGCGGTGGCCTACCTGGAGCCGCACATGGAGAAGGTGGCCGACGGCGAGGAGGCCGGCAAGGGCACGATCGTGCTCGCCACCGTGCGCGGCGACGTGCACGACATCGGCAAGAACCTGGTCGACATCATCCTGTCCAACAACGGCTACAACGTCGTCAACCTGGGCATCAAGCAGCCGGTCTCCTCGATCCTGGAGGCCGCCCAGGAGAACCGCGCCGACGTGATCGGCATGTCCGGGCTGCTGGTGAAGTCCACGGTGATCATGAAGGAGAACCTGGAGGAGCTGAACCAGCGCGGCCTGGCCGCCACCTACCCGGTGATCCTGGGCGGCGCCGCCCTCACCCGCGCCTACGTCGAGCAGGACCTGCACGAGATCTACGCCGGCGAGGTGCGCTACGCCCGCGACGCCTTCGAGGGGCTGCGGCTGATGGACGCGCTGATCGGCGTGAAGCGCGGCGTGCCCGGCGCGGCGCTGCCGGAGCTGAAGGCCCGCCGGGTGCCGAAGCGGGAGCAGCCGGAGGAGCCGCAGGAGCCGAACCTCGGCCAGGTCCGCTCCGACGTCGCGGTGGACAACCCCGTGCCGGCCCCGCCGTTCTGGGGCAGCCGGGTGGTCAAGGGCATCCAGCTCGCCGACTACGCCTCCTGGCTGGACGAGGGCGCGCTCTTCAAGGGCCAGTGGGGCCTGAAGCAGTCGCGCGCCGACGGACCCGGCTACGAGGAACTGGTGGAGACCGAGGGGCGGCCCCGGCTGCGCGGGCTGCTGACCAAGCTCCAGTCCGAGCACCTGCTGGAGGCGGCCGTCACCTACGGCTACTTCCCGTGCGTCTCCAAGGGCGACGACCTGATCGTGCTGCACGAGGACGGCACCGAGCGCACCCGGTTCACCTTCCCGCGGCAGCGGCGCGGCCGGCGGCTGTGCCTGGCGGACTTCTTCCGCCCCGAGGACTCCGGCGAGACCGACGTGGTCGGCTTCCAGGTGGTCACCGTCGGCAACCGGGTCTCCGAGGCGGCCAACGAGCTGTTCGCCGCCGACTCCTACCGCGACTACCTGGAGCTGCACGGCCTGTCCGTCCAGCTCGCCGAGGCGCTGGCCGAGTACTGGCACGCCCGGGTCAGGGCCGAGCTGGGCTACGCCGGCGAGGACCCGGCGGACGTGGTGGACATGTTCGACCTGAAGTACCGCGGCGCCCGCTTCTCCCTGGGCTACGGGGCCTGCCCCGACCTGGAGGACCGGGCCAAGATCGCCGGCCTGCTGGAGCCGGAGCGGATCGGGGTCAAGCTCTCCGAGGAGTTCCAGCTCCACCCCGAGCAGTCCACCGACGCGATCATCATCCACCACCCGGAGGCGAAGTACTTCAACGCCCGTTGA
- a CDS encoding ABC transporter substrate-binding protein, translating to MNRKLLVLPALLGALAPAISGCGSSGGSGGSGKPIVVGTTDSIELTKDNPAPLDPATSYDSATWNVFYNTFQMLLTYQRGSTTPTPDAAKECHYDGTSGLTYQCTMRDGEKFSTGRSLTSTDVKFSIDRMQKIHWADGPSSLISDVKSVDAPDAQTVVFHLKQPDATFPAKLATPAAAIVDSSVYPATKPYTGWRLVGSGPYKLDSWTAGKQAVFTKNSHYDGTLKMHNSAVTLKMYADSNKMEDALKAGDLDVMSRQISPDQIQKLESDPDPDFKLTESSGGEARYLFLNTDAPSLKKVAVRQAMAQIIDRQAITRDVYQRTAVPLYSVVPQGITTHVNSFYDTYGEPSVKNAEKTLKNAGITEKVPLTINFRRDNGGTMNQAEAETIAKQLNASGLFDVKVKSEQWNAFLKAAGEGQYQVFALSWLPDFPDPDNYIAPFFDKETFIPLPFDLTQIRDTILPETRRQAERSATTDAFGEAQKLVADQVPMLPLWQANQYIAARNDITGAEWALNASTTTQFWELGRGASG from the coding sequence ATGAACCGCAAGCTTCTGGTGCTGCCGGCCCTGCTCGGCGCGTTGGCACCCGCGATCTCCGGGTGCGGCAGTTCCGGCGGCAGCGGCGGCAGTGGCAAACCCATCGTCGTCGGTACCACCGACAGCATCGAGCTGACCAAGGACAACCCGGCGCCGCTCGACCCGGCCACGTCCTACGACAGTGCCACCTGGAACGTCTTCTACAACACCTTCCAGATGCTGCTGACCTACCAGCGCGGCAGCACCACACCGACGCCCGACGCCGCCAAGGAGTGCCACTACGACGGCACCTCGGGCCTGACGTACCAGTGCACGATGCGGGACGGCGAGAAGTTCTCCACCGGCCGCAGCCTCACCTCCACGGACGTGAAGTTCTCCATCGACCGGATGCAGAAGATCCACTGGGCCGACGGCCCGTCCTCGCTCATATCCGACGTCAAGAGCGTGGACGCGCCCGACGCGCAGACCGTGGTCTTCCACCTCAAGCAGCCCGACGCGACCTTCCCCGCGAAGCTCGCCACCCCCGCCGCCGCGATCGTGGACAGCAGCGTGTACCCGGCGACGAAGCCGTACACCGGCTGGCGGCTGGTCGGCTCCGGCCCGTACAAGCTGGACTCCTGGACCGCCGGCAAGCAGGCGGTGTTCACCAAGAACAGCCACTACGACGGCACCCTGAAGATGCACAACAGCGCCGTCACGCTCAAGATGTACGCCGACTCCAACAAGATGGAGGACGCGCTGAAGGCCGGCGACCTGGACGTCATGAGCCGCCAGATCTCGCCGGACCAGATCCAGAAGCTGGAGAGCGACCCCGACCCGGACTTCAAGCTCACCGAGTCCTCCGGCGGCGAGGCCCGCTACCTGTTCCTCAACACCGACGCGCCGTCGCTGAAGAAGGTCGCGGTCCGCCAGGCGATGGCCCAGATCATCGACCGCCAGGCGATCACCCGCGACGTCTACCAGCGCACCGCGGTGCCGCTGTACTCGGTCGTCCCGCAGGGCATCACCACGCACGTCAACTCGTTCTACGACACCTACGGCGAGCCCAGCGTCAAGAACGCGGAGAAGACGCTGAAGAACGCCGGCATCACCGAGAAGGTGCCGCTGACCATCAACTTCCGCCGCGACAACGGCGGCACGATGAACCAGGCCGAGGCCGAGACGATCGCCAAGCAGCTCAACGCCTCGGGGCTCTTCGACGTCAAGGTGAAGAGCGAGCAGTGGAACGCCTTCCTCAAGGCGGCCGGCGAGGGCCAGTACCAGGTCTTCGCGCTGAGCTGGCTGCCCGACTTCCCGGACCCGGACAACTACATCGCGCCGTTCTTCGACAAGGAGACGTTCATCCCGCTGCCCTTCGACCTGACGCAGATCCGCGACACGATCCTGCCGGAGACCCGCCGCCAGGCCGAGCGCAGCGCCACCACGGACGCCTTCGGCGAGGCGCAGAAGCTCGTCGCGGACCAGGTGCCGATGCTCCCGCTGTGGCAGGCCAACCAGTACATCGCCGCCCGCAACGACATCACCGGCGCGGAGTGGGCGCTCAACGCCTCGACCACCACGCAGTTCTGGGAGCTGGGCCGGGGCGCCTCCGGCTGA
- a CDS encoding response regulator, protein MAIRVLLVDDQPLLRTGFRMILEAEPDLAVVGEAGDGQQALDQVRALQPDVVLMDIRMPRMDGVEATRQITGPDRSGPAKVLVLTTFDLDEYVVEALRAGASGFLLKDAPAAELVQAIRVVAAGEAMLAPSITRRLLDKYAGRLPSGEESVPQPLHALTEREVEVLKLVARGLSNAEVAAELFVSETTVKTHVGHVLTKLGLRDRVQAAVYAYESGLVRPGSS, encoded by the coding sequence GTGGCGATCCGCGTCCTGCTGGTGGACGATCAGCCCCTGTTGCGCACCGGCTTCCGGATGATCCTGGAGGCGGAGCCGGACCTGGCCGTGGTCGGCGAGGCCGGTGACGGGCAGCAGGCCCTGGACCAGGTGCGGGCGTTGCAGCCCGACGTGGTGCTGATGGACATCCGCATGCCCCGGATGGACGGCGTCGAGGCGACCCGGCAGATCACCGGCCCGGACCGGTCGGGCCCGGCGAAGGTGCTGGTGCTGACCACCTTCGACCTGGACGAGTACGTCGTGGAGGCGCTGCGCGCCGGCGCCAGCGGCTTCCTGCTCAAGGACGCGCCGGCCGCGGAACTGGTGCAGGCGATCCGGGTGGTGGCGGCCGGCGAGGCGATGCTCGCGCCGAGCATCACCCGGCGGCTGCTGGACAAGTACGCGGGCCGGCTGCCGTCGGGCGAGGAGTCGGTGCCGCAGCCGCTGCACGCGCTGACCGAGCGCGAGGTCGAGGTGCTGAAGCTGGTCGCGCGCGGCCTGTCGAACGCCGAGGTCGCCGCCGAGCTGTTCGTCAGCGAGACCACGGTGAAGACGCACGTCGGCCATGTGCTGACCAAGCTCGGCCTGCGCGACCGGGTCCAGGCGGCGGTGTACGCCTACGAGAGCGGTCTGGTGCGGCCCGGGTCGAGCTGA
- a CDS encoding IclR family transcriptional regulator, with protein sequence MPGPIQSLERAAAILRLLAGGERRLGLSDVASSLGLAKGTAHGILRTLQQEGFVEQDPVSGKYQLGAELLRLGNSFLDVHELRARALVWTDDLARSSGEAAYLGVLHQQGVLVVHHVFRPDDSRQVLEVGAMQPLHSTALGKVLAAYDPVAHSEAAEGERAALTGRTVTAAEDFEAVLDLTRARGWAADLEETWEGVASVAAPVHDRRRMPVGAVGVTGAVERVCDGDGIRPQLVAAVRDCARAVSRDLGAGRF encoded by the coding sequence ATGCCAGGTCCCATCCAGTCACTGGAACGCGCCGCGGCGATCCTGCGGCTGCTGGCGGGCGGCGAGCGGCGGCTGGGGCTGTCGGACGTGGCGTCCTCGCTCGGCCTGGCCAAGGGCACCGCGCACGGCATCCTGCGCACCCTCCAGCAGGAGGGCTTCGTCGAGCAGGACCCGGTGTCGGGGAAGTACCAGCTCGGCGCCGAGCTTCTGCGGCTGGGCAACAGCTTCCTGGACGTGCACGAACTGCGGGCCCGCGCCCTGGTGTGGACCGACGACCTGGCCAGGTCCAGCGGCGAGGCCGCCTACCTGGGGGTGCTGCACCAGCAGGGCGTGCTGGTCGTGCACCACGTCTTCCGGCCGGACGACAGCCGGCAGGTGCTGGAGGTCGGCGCCATGCAGCCGCTGCACAGCACCGCGCTCGGCAAGGTGCTCGCGGCCTACGACCCGGTCGCCCACAGCGAGGCGGCCGAGGGCGAGCGGGCCGCGCTGACCGGGCGGACGGTGACGGCGGCCGAGGACTTCGAGGCGGTGCTCGACCTGACCCGGGCCCGCGGGTGGGCCGCCGACCTGGAGGAGACCTGGGAGGGCGTGGCGTCGGTCGCGGCCCCCGTCCACGACCGGCGGCGGATGCCGGTCGGCGCGGTGGGCGTCACCGGCGCGGTGGAGCGGGTCTGCGACGGCGACGGGATCAGGCCGCAGCTTGTCGCGGCGGTGCGGGACTGCGCGCGGGCGGTCTCGCGCGACCTGGGCGCCGGCCGGTTCTGA